Proteins encoded together in one Papaver somniferum cultivar HN1 unplaced genomic scaffold, ASM357369v1 unplaced-scaffold_117, whole genome shotgun sequence window:
- the LOC113329880 gene encoding repetitive proline-rich cell wall protein-like: MATMGASAASSITIFLVLFISLTFPSKTVANGYFYDSPPPPKPVYKPAPVYDPPTPVYKPPVYTPVYKPPVYKPPVYKPPVYIPVYKPPVYKPPVYKPPVYKPPVYTPVYKPPVYKPPVYKPPVYTPVYKPPVYKPPVYKPPVYKPPVYTPVYKPPVYKPPVYTPVYKPPVYKPPVYTPVYKPPVYKPPVYKPPVYKPPVYTPVYKPPVYKPPVYTPVYKPPVYKPPVYTPVYNPPVYKPPVYKPPVYKPPVYTPVYKPPVYKPPVYKPPVYKPPVYKPPVYTPTYKPPVYKPPVYKPPVYKPPVYTPTYKPPVYKPPVYKPPVYKPPVYKPPVYTPTYKPPVYKPPVYKPPVYKPPTPIY, translated from the coding sequence ATGGCAACAATGGGAGCCTCAGCGGCTTCTTCAATCACTATCTTTTTAGTGCTTTTCATATCTCTTACCTTTCCTTCTAAAACCGTAGCAAATGGCTATTTCTAcgattcaccaccaccaccaaaaccagTGTACAAGCCTGCACCAGTGTATGACCCTCCTACACCAGTTTACAAACCTCCAGTGTATACTCCTGTTTACAAGCCTCCAGTGTACAAACCTCCGGTGTACAAGCCACCTGTCTACATCCCAGTGTACAAGCCACCAGTTTACAAGCCACCAGTCTACAAGCCTCCTGTGTATAAGCCTCCTGTCTATACCCCAGTGTACAAGCCACCAGTTTACAAGCCTCCTGTGTATAAGCCTCCTGTCTACACCCCAGTGTACAAGCCACCAGTTTACAAGCCACCAGTCTACAAGCCTCCTGTGTACAAGCCTCCTGTCTACACCCCAGTATACAAGCCACCAGTCTATAAGCCTCCTGTCTATACCCCAGTGTACAAGCCACCAGTTTACAAGCCTCCTGTCTACACCCCAGTGTACAAGCCACCAGTTTACAAGCCACCAGTCTACAAGCCTCCTGTGTACAAGCCTCCTGTCTACACCCCAGTATACAAGCCACCAGTCTACAAGCCTCCTGTCTATACCCCAGTGTACAAGCCACCAGTTTACAAGCCTCCTGTCTACACCCCAGTGTACAATCCACCAGTTTACAAGCCACCAGTCTACAAGCCTCCTGTGTACAAGCCTCCTGTCTACACCCCAGTATACAAGCCACCAGTTTACAAGCCTCCTGTGTATAAGCCTCCGGTTTACAAGCCACCAGTTTACAAGCCTCCAGTATACACCCCAACCTACAAGCCCCCAGTGTACAAGCCTCCCGTTTACAAGCCTCCAGTATACAAACCTCCTGTGTACACCCCAACTTACAAACCCCCGGTTTACAAGCCCCCCGTTTACAAACCTCCTGTCTACAAGCCACCAGTTTACAAACCTCCGGTATATACCCCAACTTACAAACCACCCGTTTACAAGCCCCCCGTTTACAAGCCTCCAGTTTACAAGCCTCCCACCCCTATTTACTAA
- the LOC113330078 gene encoding repetitive proline-rich cell wall protein-like codes for MSRIRAWPITILLVVLLSLSFPSLAIAYGYLYDALPPPTPTYKYEAPPVYSYNSPPSPVYEPPTQPAPVNEPPSPAYEPPKPPAPAYEFPTPACDHPTPPSPTYEPHTPAYESPTPVYKPPFYRPPIYKPIPVFKPPVYKPFPAYNKPLVFRPLGYKPAVYYPKPTYKPLLYKPTPFYKPTMFKPPVFKPTPVYYPKPAYKRPNRIY; via the coding sequence ATGTCCAGAATACGAGCCTGGCCAATCACCATCTTGTTAGTAGTTTTGTTATCTCTCAGTTTTCCTTCTCTAGCCATAGCATACGGTTATTTATATGATGCATTACCACCCCCAACTCCAACGTACAAGTATGAAGCACCACCAGTTTACTCATACAACTCTCCACCTTCACCAGTGTATGAACCTCCTACACAACCTGCACCAGTGAATGAGCCACCTTCACCAGCGTATGAGCCTCCTAAACCACCTGCACCAGCATATGAGTTTCCTACACCAGCATGTGACCATCCTACACCACCTTCTCCAACGTATGAGCCTCATACACCAGCCTATGAATCTCCAACACCGGTATATAAACCTCCATTTTACAGGCCTCCAATTTATAAGCCTATACCAGTGTTTAAACCTCCAGTATACAAGCCTTTTCCAGCTTACAATAAGCCTCTAGTTTTCAGGCCCTTAGGGTACAAGCCTGCAGTTTACTATCCTAAACCAACGTATAAGCCTCTTTTGTATAAACCAACTCCATTTTATAAACCTACAATGTTCAAGCCTCCGGTTTTCAAGCCTACCCCAGTTTACTATCCTAAACCAGCGTATAAGCGTCCAAACCGCATCTACTAA